The Tenrec ecaudatus isolate mTenEca1 chromosome 7, mTenEca1.hap1, whole genome shotgun sequence genome window below encodes:
- the LOC142452855 gene encoding large ribosomal subunit protein eL27-like: MKPEKVVLVLAGHYSGHKAIIMKNTDGTSAHPYSHTLVAGIDCYPCKVTAAMGKKTIAKRSKIKSFVKMSKYNHLNKDVFRDPALKCKADWEAKVKFEERHKTVKNKWLFQKLRF, encoded by the coding sequence ATGAAACCCGAGAAGGTGGTGCTGGTCCTGGCAGGACACTATTCGGGACACAAAGCCATCATCATGAAGAACACAGACGGCACCTCAGCCCACCCCTACAGCCACACCCTGGTGGCTGGAATCGACTGCTATCCCTGCAAAGTGACAGCTGCCATGGGCAAGAAGACAATTGCCAAGAGGTCAAAGATCAAGTCTTTTGTGAAGATGTCTAAGTATAATCACCTCAACAAGGATGTCTTCAGAGACCCTGCTCTTAAATGCAAGGCCGATTGGGAGGCCAAGGTTAAATTTGAGGAGAGGCACAAGACAGTGAAAAACAAGTGGTTATTCCAGAAGCTGAGATTCTAG